The Sporosarcina ureae genome includes a region encoding these proteins:
- a CDS encoding YihY/virulence factor BrkB family protein, whose amino-acid sequence MIMMIIKRFFKERFFDQAAQNAYYLLLSILPFLLVVLSIVQFLPLEEASILALLRPFVPDESFQLIEQSVQSVLYKSHGKLLALSVLAALWTTSVAVQSFARSLDMANRKLHQQALWISIIRNLGVTILFMLIVPMSLFLPLIEKLIHTVIAYYDVLDAWEGWLYIWPNIKWGLGTFFLFLFFLLFYQLMPTGKMKWKEALPGALLSAFGWQFVSLLFGEYVSRVDYSRLYGQLAGIIMLVLWFYLTAVIIILSGLLNAEWKKRRRSK is encoded by the coding sequence ATGATCATGATGATAATTAAACGCTTCTTTAAAGAACGCTTTTTTGACCAAGCAGCGCAGAATGCTTATTACTTGTTACTTTCCATATTGCCTTTTTTACTAGTAGTATTGTCGATTGTGCAATTTCTTCCTTTGGAAGAGGCTAGTATTTTAGCGTTACTGCGGCCATTCGTGCCGGATGAATCTTTTCAGCTAATTGAGCAAAGTGTTCAGTCCGTACTCTATAAAAGTCACGGCAAGTTGCTTGCGCTCAGTGTGCTAGCTGCATTGTGGACGACATCCGTTGCGGTACAATCATTTGCACGGTCATTGGACATGGCAAATCGAAAGCTTCACCAGCAAGCTCTATGGATTAGTATAATCCGTAATCTTGGTGTAACCATTCTTTTCATGCTGATCGTTCCGATGTCATTATTTTTACCGTTGATTGAAAAGCTTATACATACTGTCATTGCATATTATGATGTGCTAGATGCATGGGAAGGCTGGTTGTATATATGGCCTAATATAAAGTGGGGTCTTGGCACGTTCTTTCTATTTTTGTTCTTTCTGTTATTTTATCAACTTATGCCAACAGGAAAGATGAAGTGGAAAGAAGCGCTACCGGGTGCCTTGCTTTCAGCATTTGGTTGGCAGTTCGTTTCATTACTATTCGGAGAGTATGTATCACGGGTGGATTATTCTAGGCTATATGGACAATTGGCAGGGATTATCATGCTTGTGTTATGGTTTTATCTAACGGCAGTGATTATTATTCTTTCGGGGTTATTGAATGCAGAGTGGAAAAAGAGGAGGCGGTCTAAATGA
- a CDS encoding response regulator transcription factor: MKILVVDDDIHILELVSIHLRQAGYTVVKAMNGLEALEVVEKEWPDLAVVDVMMPGMDGYMLTKKLREDTEIPVLLLTAKGEMEDKERGFLAGSDDYLVKPFEPKELLFRIHAILRRYDKAVDRMIQVGPIVINRQSYEVLFGKKSLLLPLKEFELLSVLASRHSQVFPREVLVERVWGFDYEGDEQTLSVHIKRLRDKLGKLTNQVKIVTIRGVGYKLEVLE; encoded by the coding sequence ATGAAAATCTTAGTAGTGGATGATGATATACATATTTTAGAGTTGGTTAGTATTCATTTGCGACAGGCGGGGTATACCGTTGTGAAAGCGATGAATGGATTAGAGGCGCTTGAGGTAGTCGAAAAAGAATGGCCAGACTTAGCGGTCGTGGATGTGATGATGCCAGGCATGGACGGTTATATGCTGACGAAAAAGCTTCGGGAAGATACGGAAATTCCGGTGTTGTTGTTGACGGCTAAAGGTGAGATGGAAGATAAGGAGCGCGGTTTTTTGGCTGGATCGGATGATTATTTGGTGAAGCCGTTTGAACCGAAAGAGTTATTGTTCCGGATACATGCAATTTTGCGGCGTTATGATAAAGCGGTGGACCGGATGATTCAAGTCGGTCCGATAGTGATTAATAGACAGAGTTATGAAGTATTGTTTGGTAAGAAGTCATTACTGCTGCCATTAAAGGAGTTTGAATTGTTGTCAGTGTTAGCTTCTCGTCATAGTCAAGTGTTTCCGCGAGAAGTGTTAGTGGAGCGTGTATGGGGTTTTGATTATGAAGGGGATGAACAGACGTTGAGTGTACATATCAAACGTTTACGCGACAAACTTGGAAAGCTTACGAATCAAGTGAAAATTGTAACGATACGTGGTGTTGGTTACAAGCTTGAGGTTTTGGAATGA
- a CDS encoding sensor histidine kinase: MKSLYEKFLVLTVGIMLASAIVAFLSVNTYYHRYLKEENDAKNVQVAEQIALFIEANKGMDLPAYFDMLASTGYKLLVKSPSGASAIYGEAFREDNLEDEAVQKVYSGKVYHGMRDLKAETFVTGYFSNESANTVGVPFMYGGQTYALFLRPDIKMLFTEIHYLLGGMVIVMAIISIFAMLVVAHKLIAPIVVLTRATKKVGEEQFTSELSIDRRDEIGQLAKSFQQMVDRLSENDQIRKAFVSDVSHDFQSPLLNIKGYADLLSDEELPANERIRYAGIIQSETERLSTLTQQLLLLTSLDQLISPLQKKIFRIDQQVKETVRKFQWLLQEKEMSVMLEIDDVTYEGDPAFLEKVWENLLSNALKYSPDGETIDIRLTEYENEICFSIEDTGIGLSPDTKNRIFDRFYRADHSRTREVEGTGLGLSIVEQVVRLHDGRIDVISELGRGTTFTVYLPKL, encoded by the coding sequence ATGAAGTCGCTGTACGAAAAGTTTCTCGTCTTAACAGTTGGAATTATGCTAGCGAGTGCGATAGTAGCGTTTCTTTCCGTCAATACATATTATCATCGATACTTGAAAGAAGAGAACGATGCAAAGAATGTTCAAGTTGCTGAGCAAATAGCGTTGTTCATTGAAGCGAATAAGGGGATGGATTTGCCTGCATACTTCGACATGCTTGCTAGTACGGGGTATAAGTTACTCGTCAAATCACCTTCAGGGGCTTCAGCTATTTATGGGGAAGCATTTCGCGAAGATAACCTCGAGGACGAAGCAGTTCAGAAGGTCTATAGTGGGAAGGTTTATCACGGTATGCGAGATCTAAAGGCAGAGACGTTCGTGACGGGTTATTTCTCTAATGAGTCAGCTAATACTGTAGGCGTACCGTTTATGTATGGTGGTCAGACATATGCGCTGTTTTTGCGACCAGATATTAAAATGCTATTCACGGAAATTCATTATTTGCTTGGTGGCATGGTAATTGTCATGGCGATTATCAGTATTTTTGCGATGCTCGTCGTTGCGCACAAACTGATTGCACCGATTGTTGTGTTGACAAGAGCGACAAAGAAGGTAGGCGAAGAGCAGTTTACGAGTGAGTTGTCGATTGATCGACGTGATGAGATTGGGCAACTTGCAAAGAGCTTTCAACAGATGGTTGATCGGTTGAGTGAGAACGACCAGATTCGAAAGGCATTTGTCAGTGATGTGTCGCATGATTTCCAGTCACCTTTATTGAATATTAAAGGTTATGCAGACTTATTATCAGATGAAGAGCTACCCGCTAATGAACGGATACGTTATGCAGGAATCATTCAATCGGAAACAGAACGACTTTCGACATTGACGCAGCAATTGTTATTGCTGACGTCACTCGATCAATTAATCTCTCCATTGCAGAAGAAAATATTCCGTATTGACCAGCAAGTAAAGGAAACAGTACGGAAATTTCAATGGTTATTGCAAGAAAAGGAGATGTCGGTTATGCTCGAAATTGATGACGTTACGTATGAAGGGGATCCTGCTTTTCTGGAGAAAGTATGGGAGAATTTATTATCAAATGCATTGAAGTATTCACCAGATGGAGAAACGATCGATATTCGATTGACCGAGTACGAAAATGAAATCTGTTTCTCTATTGAAGATACGGGAATTGGCCTTTCACCTGATACTAAGAATCGAATATTTGACCGTTTTTATCGTGCAGATCACTCAAGAACACGTGAAGTAGAAGGGACAGGTCTTGGATTATCTATTGTTGAGCAAGTTGTACGGCTTCATGATGGTCGTATAGATGTAATCAGTGAGTTAGGTAGGGGTACGACATTCACCGTGTATTTACCTAAATTGTAA
- a CDS encoding class D sortase: MARKCIGWVLVIAGVLVVSYPMLKNIAYDKQQQELLEAFDQLGTMEPTVFEDESKNPTSAEAPTDKKNPSLEGSRGIVSIDKIDLKMLMFDGVTENELGKGAGIMEPHKDFTKHNVGLAGHRAVADGKQFNRLGELEVGDDIQVNTQNEILHYRITDTFVVHKTDVSVLEDQETPQLTLVTCTPLGSWHPPDRLIVQAELQEVEKR, encoded by the coding sequence ATGGCTCGAAAATGTATAGGTTGGGTTCTTGTCATTGCCGGAGTGCTAGTTGTTAGTTATCCAATGTTGAAGAATATAGCATACGATAAGCAACAACAGGAACTTCTTGAAGCCTTTGATCAGCTCGGTACCATGGAACCTACAGTTTTTGAGGATGAATCGAAGAATCCGACATCAGCAGAGGCCCCAACTGATAAGAAAAATCCTTCGCTAGAAGGCAGTCGTGGAATTGTCTCAATTGATAAAATCGATTTGAAGATGTTGATGTTCGACGGCGTCACCGAGAACGAGCTCGGAAAAGGTGCAGGCATCATGGAGCCACATAAAGACTTTACAAAACATAATGTCGGTCTTGCAGGGCATCGTGCAGTGGCGGATGGCAAACAGTTCAATCGACTTGGAGAACTGGAAGTAGGCGACGACATTCAAGTGAATACGCAGAATGAAATCTTGCATTACCGCATCACCGACACATTCGTTGTACATAAAACAGATGTTTCGGTATTAGAAGATCAAGAAACACCGCAACTCACACTCGTCACATGCACACCACTAGGTAGCTGGCATCCGCCGGACCGATTGATTGTGCAAGCAGAGCTTCAGGAAGTGGAGAAGCGTTAG
- a CDS encoding LPXTG cell wall anchor domain-containing protein → MKKQIHIFMLTLLILGQAILGPIDASMASAESFPQPTSSDVRNEMQQKEEKRNSAQADEGKVEFPEQDPGKVEVVKPEESKEPVKPNSETEGSKDSEEKPEKPSVNPGENLEGNPVVKPESNPGIKPEVKPEEKPESPSADDSEPDAVVDEDVMEEEKDLEDTDLDEELIEEKLEEVEIETLAAGELPASVITGTKFKINGTLISGTGPFAVKNGDNATLQFNLELAAGHTYGPGSTLKYTLPEVFKGITFSLGTNFGGLGEITKSGREITITFNDSIIDEHGVGTALENAKFTIGATLKSVDNETNQKVELPGKQIIELNFAPVNGNSITKESGIAKPSATNSEFIEWEVIVNTDLKANGTVAFKDTLTTNTGSGHIYDQTSVVITELSMKADGSYTESATGLTPTFDGANKVMSLNLDGTKAYKIKYKTIPEDPGNNESVQYQNNAEYGNAKSGTKSATVTYGTPLKKSVSKRPSGSDLATEWKIDYNFNNRTISKNDAVLKDTWTTSGGAGSGKQVLSDFNVYKADGTTPVAANVYTKTDNGDGQGFTLQFNQEVTTPYVIKYKTTPSDIFAAQDFKVTNTVKREDIKIGDKTASQSYTKKSFVLNKTANSIDYEAKTIKWSLTANQANYSLDANSVFEDEFTNSNMTLQEDTLKVTVGGASLTKGTDYTVTDISKNGFKVTLLKAVDKEIKISYTTDYDIRDIGTNTRTFKNDVVLKDSGLPKDPSDSAEVSIKSEQKANGKKEGKYNYATQEFEWEVEVNFNYNKFTNAIFEDVLPDTQEVTDIQVYSGTLNSAGNFQQGTALSVTNIANEPNKITLDLGAITTPHKVVYKTKDKDGVYPVTRGNITITNQAKLTQDGNPDLTSSWTKTVRVNYTDKLINKTGVQVGGTAGIKWNFEFNYAQSNLQKVVITDTVGASDGSPDQIIDPDSFKVYEVALTGSGSKPSIGKTELKSGYTLNIDNKTGKFTLTLPDGNKAYYVEYETTYFGPSGANSNATNNVEVNYISTEGSNASDSSPIKNFTYGNSGLTTKVPFVAIKIDGVTGLPMADVTFTLFSEYRPGKALTSAKTDANGVFDLGMNLTEGKYTLKETTVDGYDNPGDIHFTLHRDSVQKSGTYAGKQIVNIENFPTGYEDKICKEFVLTAKDVDGIPVANKELTLTNKATGQVSKITTGTDGSVKIPSSGNTKINAGMYTVTTADNTVLKDVEINYTEDCAASVQPAPTCDAFTITVQDKDLTARPNVSVTLKHTTDDSVDLITTKTTDAGKIKLPSKTTTAGTYTVYEGKILLGQVNVTYKSDCIASVGEKAQCENFTLTVIDADGKQLVNNVTIKKADSTDKAIVGTTTAENTLSFEALAPGKYDVYEGTEKLGSFTVNDECEFVFKQELKCEEFTIVIEDIKGEIRPNLTVKLTHKMDGTVIEKTTNAAGKIELPSTTTAGNYTVYEGKVFLGEVNVTYKDVSCQDVVGELSKCETFTLTVRNADGELREAGVDMKITKKDETAEFKTIKTTTGGIVSIPDLPPGEYDAYENGEKIGSFSSNDDCATELELILTCTNFTIIIEDQEGAIRPNVTVTMKYKDDSAVNTMTAKSNKDGKIVLSIDTKPGIYKVYEEKQYVGDVKVTYLTDCEASVGKMATCETFTLAVKDVDGKLFPTGTEITIKEKGSTDTFKKGIMDADGNVSLPNLPRGNYVAYVGEEELGNFTSDADCIATVQPLPTCTDITITIKDQDGKPRAGTMISVKKEKKNVPFYTSKTNAQGEMKVPLTDIQNAGGLGKYFVYEGDLFITEIEISYKDCIAEVSAAPICEDFTLTVNTLGGSARPNIDVVVKDSTGKNEIAKGTTDTNGQIKIQGKLGKGTYHVYENNTYINSFTVTDTCSATVQPVLPTPTPTVCTDFKLTVIQDGDKVGEGVEVVLKNGDIVVAKGTTTITGEVTIPKSKLSHGEYDVYVNGKKIEGEKVKVTDTCHDTITIPSIPACENFTLMINENNKPIAKGKEVILKSGIKEITKGKTDITGKVVFPTNVKHGEYDVIIEGKKIGTVTVEETCESTTSYAPVCEDFTAIVTKDSKPVKDKEIILKKGDKEVTKGKTDKKGKVTFPGKVPTGDYDVYVEDEKSGNIKIENPCEEGTIVLAPTCEDFTLTVYEDGKLVGPGKQITLKQGKTVKAVGTTNAQGVIVFDITKLPKGEYDAYHQDVKVGKVNVTNTCEETLTLLTAPVCNEITVTITENGKPVAAGKEVVLNQEGKEKAKGITTTDGKVVFPGKLPNGNYDIFVDGKLISKLTLTDSCEIYIEIESASGKPGTPVVPTVPNKPSTPNTPNGTVSSMGPISSITGSGNTNASSGSNLPQTGEAYPVIPIALGILLIVGGAWVLRRKKHA, encoded by the coding sequence TTGAAGAAACAGATACACATATTCATGCTGACACTTCTGATTTTGGGTCAGGCTATTCTGGGTCCAATCGATGCGAGTATGGCGAGTGCGGAAAGTTTTCCCCAGCCTACTTCGAGTGATGTAAGAAATGAAATGCAACAAAAAGAGGAGAAGAGAAATTCCGCTCAGGCGGACGAAGGAAAGGTCGAGTTTCCTGAACAAGATCCAGGTAAAGTTGAGGTAGTTAAACCTGAAGAATCAAAAGAACCTGTAAAGCCTAATTCAGAAACTGAGGGATCTAAAGACTCTGAAGAAAAACCAGAGAAACCTTCTGTAAATCCTGGAGAGAATCTGGAAGGAAATCCGGTTGTTAAACCAGAAAGTAATCCCGGAATAAAACCAGAAGTTAAACCAGAGGAAAAACCCGAGTCTCCGTCCGCAGATGACTCTGAGCCTGACGCAGTTGTGGATGAAGATGTAATGGAAGAAGAAAAAGATCTAGAGGACACAGACTTAGATGAAGAATTGATTGAAGAAAAGTTGGAAGAAGTAGAAATAGAAACGTTAGCCGCTGGAGAACTACCTGCCTCAGTGATTACCGGTACCAAGTTTAAAATTAATGGTACTTTAATTTCAGGAACAGGTCCATTCGCAGTGAAGAATGGAGACAACGCCACACTACAATTTAATCTGGAACTTGCAGCTGGTCATACATATGGTCCAGGTTCTACATTAAAATATACTTTGCCCGAAGTCTTCAAAGGCATTACATTCTCCCTAGGAACTAATTTTGGTGGACTTGGTGAAATCACGAAATCCGGAAGAGAAATCACGATAACATTTAATGATTCGATTATTGATGAACATGGTGTAGGAACAGCACTGGAAAATGCCAAGTTTACTATTGGTGCAACATTAAAGAGTGTAGACAATGAAACTAATCAAAAGGTAGAATTACCAGGAAAACAAATTATTGAGTTAAATTTTGCGCCAGTGAATGGGAACTCCATTACGAAAGAAAGTGGTATAGCAAAACCTAGTGCTACAAATAGTGAATTTATTGAATGGGAAGTAATAGTAAATACAGACTTAAAAGCAAATGGAACAGTGGCATTCAAAGATACGTTAACTACCAATACCGGTAGTGGACATATTTATGATCAAACTTCTGTCGTGATTACTGAACTTTCTATGAAGGCAGACGGTAGTTATACAGAATCTGCAACTGGATTAACTCCAACATTTGACGGAGCTAATAAAGTAATGTCCTTAAATCTGGATGGAACAAAAGCGTATAAAATAAAATATAAAACTATACCAGAAGATCCGGGTAATAATGAATCTGTGCAGTATCAAAATAACGCAGAATACGGCAATGCGAAAAGCGGGACTAAGTCTGCCACAGTTACTTATGGTACACCTCTTAAAAAGAGTGTTTCTAAGAGGCCAAGTGGTTCTGACTTAGCGACAGAGTGGAAAATTGATTATAACTTCAATAATCGTACCATTTCGAAAAATGATGCTGTACTAAAAGATACATGGACTACAAGTGGTGGTGCGGGTTCTGGAAAACAAGTTTTATCCGACTTCAATGTATATAAAGCAGATGGAACTACACCCGTTGCTGCAAACGTATATACCAAAACGGACAATGGTGACGGTCAAGGATTTACGCTTCAATTCAATCAAGAAGTGACTACACCATATGTCATTAAATATAAAACAACACCAAGTGATATATTCGCTGCACAAGATTTCAAAGTAACCAATACGGTTAAACGTGAAGACATAAAAATTGGCGATAAGACTGCGTCACAATCTTATACCAAGAAAAGTTTTGTCTTGAACAAGACTGCTAATTCAATTGACTATGAGGCAAAAACAATTAAGTGGAGTCTTACTGCCAACCAAGCAAATTACAGTTTGGATGCCAACTCTGTTTTCGAAGATGAGTTCACAAATAGTAATATGACTTTGCAGGAAGACACGCTTAAAGTAACAGTTGGGGGAGCTAGCTTAACAAAAGGCACTGATTATACTGTCACTGATATTTCAAAGAACGGATTTAAAGTTACATTATTGAAGGCCGTTGATAAAGAAATAAAGATTTCTTATACAACTGATTATGATATAAGAGATATCGGTACGAATACTCGTACATTTAAGAATGATGTTGTACTGAAAGATAGTGGATTGCCTAAAGATCCATCAGATTCTGCAGAGGTATCAATCAAATCGGAACAAAAAGCGAATGGAAAAAAGGAAGGGAAGTACAACTATGCAACACAGGAATTTGAGTGGGAAGTAGAGGTAAACTTTAACTACAACAAGTTTACTAACGCTATCTTTGAAGATGTTTTACCAGATACTCAAGAGGTCACGGATATACAGGTCTATTCAGGAACACTTAATTCAGCTGGAAACTTCCAACAAGGTACTGCACTAAGTGTTACTAATATTGCTAATGAACCTAACAAAATTACATTGGATTTAGGAGCTATTACGACTCCACATAAAGTGGTCTACAAAACTAAAGACAAAGATGGAGTTTATCCAGTAACTAGAGGTAATATTACAATTACAAACCAAGCTAAGCTAACACAGGACGGTAATCCTGACTTAACTTCTTCTTGGACAAAAACAGTACGGGTTAATTATACAGATAAATTGATCAATAAAACCGGAGTACAAGTAGGCGGTACGGCAGGAATCAAGTGGAACTTTGAATTCAACTATGCACAATCAAATCTGCAAAAAGTAGTTATTACAGATACAGTAGGGGCTAGCGATGGATCTCCTGATCAGATTATAGATCCTGATTCATTCAAAGTATATGAAGTAGCCTTGACAGGTTCAGGATCAAAGCCATCAATAGGCAAAACTGAATTAAAAAGCGGATACACGCTAAATATAGATAACAAGACTGGTAAATTCACATTGACTCTTCCGGATGGTAATAAAGCGTACTACGTTGAATATGAAACTACTTACTTCGGACCTAGTGGCGCGAATTCAAATGCTACAAATAATGTAGAAGTGAACTATATAAGTACTGAAGGATCGAATGCTTCTGATAGTTCTCCAATAAAAAATTTCACGTATGGAAACTCGGGATTAACGACTAAGGTTCCATTCGTTGCCATTAAAATTGATGGAGTAACTGGTTTGCCAATGGCAGACGTTACATTTACTCTATTCAGTGAGTACAGACCAGGAAAAGCACTAACATCCGCGAAAACAGATGCGAATGGAGTATTTGACTTGGGGATGAACTTAACTGAGGGGAAATATACTTTAAAAGAAACTACAGTAGATGGTTATGATAATCCTGGAGATATACACTTCACTTTACATCGCGATTCTGTCCAAAAAAGTGGAACATACGCAGGAAAACAAATTGTAAACATTGAAAACTTCCCAACAGGCTACGAAGACAAGATATGTAAAGAATTTGTTCTAACAGCAAAAGATGTAGACGGAATCCCAGTTGCGAATAAAGAACTTACATTAACAAACAAAGCAACAGGCCAAGTCTCAAAAATCACAACAGGTACGGACGGATCAGTTAAGATTCCTTCCAGTGGAAACACTAAGATCAATGCAGGGATGTATACTGTAACTACTGCAGACAATACCGTGTTAAAAGATGTCGAAATAAATTACACGGAAGATTGCGCAGCATCTGTACAGCCAGCTCCAACATGTGATGCGTTTACGATTACAGTGCAAGATAAAGATCTAACTGCACGTCCAAACGTTTCTGTAACATTAAAACATACAACAGACGATTCAGTAGACCTGATTACTACAAAAACTACCGATGCCGGTAAAATTAAATTACCTTCAAAAACAACTACAGCAGGTACTTATACTGTGTACGAAGGTAAAATACTTCTCGGTCAGGTGAACGTCACATATAAGAGTGATTGTATCGCATCCGTAGGCGAAAAAGCACAATGTGAAAACTTCACGTTAACGGTGATAGATGCAGACGGAAAGCAGCTTGTTAATAATGTTACTATAAAGAAAGCTGATAGCACTGATAAAGCGATAGTAGGTACAACAACTGCTGAAAACACACTATCTTTTGAGGCGCTTGCACCAGGTAAGTATGATGTATATGAAGGTACTGAAAAATTAGGTAGTTTCACAGTGAATGATGAATGTGAATTTGTATTTAAGCAGGAGTTAAAATGCGAAGAATTCACAATTGTAATAGAAGATATAAAAGGTGAAATACGACCAAATCTAACTGTGAAATTAACACATAAAATGGATGGCACTGTAATTGAAAAAACTACTAATGCTGCAGGTAAGATTGAATTACCTTCAACGACTACAGCAGGAAATTACACTGTGTATGAAGGTAAAGTATTCCTTGGGGAAGTAAATGTCACGTATAAAGATGTTTCTTGTCAGGATGTAGTAGGCGAACTATCTAAATGTGAAACATTCACGTTGACAGTAAGAAATGCGGATGGAGAATTACGTGAGGCAGGCGTCGACATGAAGATTACAAAAAAAGATGAGACTGCTGAATTCAAAACGATCAAAACAACTACTGGAGGTATAGTTTCTATTCCGGATCTTCCACCAGGAGAGTATGACGCTTATGAAAATGGTGAAAAGATTGGTAGTTTTTCATCGAATGATGATTGTGCAACTGAATTAGAATTAATATTAACATGTACGAACTTTACGATTATCATTGAAGATCAAGAGGGTGCAATTCGTCCGAATGTTACTGTAACTATGAAGTATAAAGATGATAGTGCAGTAAATACAATGACTGCCAAATCAAATAAGGATGGAAAAATCGTATTAAGCATAGATACTAAACCAGGTATTTATAAAGTTTATGAAGAAAAACAATACGTAGGCGATGTAAAAGTCACATATTTAACTGATTGTGAAGCTTCAGTAGGCAAAATGGCAACGTGCGAAACATTTACGTTAGCAGTAAAAGATGTTGACGGAAAGTTATTTCCAACTGGAACGGAAATTACTATTAAAGAAAAAGGTAGTACAGATACATTTAAAAAAGGAATAATGGATGCGGATGGAAATGTTTCACTTCCAAATCTTCCACGTGGAAATTATGTTGCATATGTTGGAGAAGAGGAACTTGGTAATTTTACATCTGATGCTGATTGTATTGCGACAGTTCAACCACTACCAACATGCACAGACATCACAATTACTATTAAGGATCAGGATGGAAAACCTCGTGCTGGTACGATGATATCAGTGAAGAAGGAAAAGAAGAATGTTCCCTTCTATACATCCAAAACAAATGCTCAAGGTGAAATGAAGGTTCCGCTAACTGATATTCAAAATGCTGGCGGTCTGGGTAAATACTTTGTTTATGAAGGCGATTTGTTTATTACAGAAATTGAAATAAGTTATAAAGACTGTATAGCAGAAGTTTCAGCAGCTCCAATATGTGAAGACTTCACGTTAACAGTTAATACTTTAGGCGGAAGTGCACGTCCAAATATTGATGTTGTAGTGAAAGATTCAACAGGTAAGAATGAAATTGCAAAAGGAACCACTGATACAAATGGTCAAATTAAAATTCAAGGGAAATTAGGAAAAGGTACGTATCATGTATACGAAAATAACACGTATATTAATTCATTCACAGTGACAGATACATGCTCTGCAACTGTTCAACCGGTGCTACCAACTCCAACGCCAACTGTCTGTACAGACTTTAAGCTAACTGTAATACAAGATGGAGATAAAGTCGGTGAAGGTGTGGAAGTGGTATTGAAGAATGGAGATATAGTAGTTGCTAAAGGAACAACAACTATTACAGGAGAAGTCACAATTCCCAAGTCAAAACTTTCACATGGGGAATATGATGTCTATGTAAATGGTAAGAAGATTGAGGGTGAAAAAGTTAAAGTAACGGATACATGTCACGACACGATTACCATCCCATCCATCCCGGCTTGTGAGAACTTCACCTTAATGATCAATGAAAACAATAAACCGATCGCAAAAGGTAAAGAAGTTATCTTGAAGTCAGGAATAAAGGAAATCACAAAAGGTAAAACAGACATAACAGGAAAAGTAGTATTCCCAACCAATGTTAAGCACGGGGAGTATGATGTAATTATTGAGGGTAAAAAGATTGGAACGGTTACGGTGGAAGAAACGTGCGAAAGCACAACTTCATATGCTCCTGTATGTGAAGACTTTACTGCAATCGTAACAAAAGACAGTAAACCAGTAAAAGATAAAGAAATCATCTTGAAAAAAGGCGACAAGGAAGTAACAAAAGGCAAGACGGATAAAAAAGGCAAAGTAACATTCCCAGGTAAAGTACCGACAGGAGATTACGATGTCTATGTAGAAGATGAAAAATCAGGAAATATTAAGATTGAAAATCCTTGTGAAGAAGGAACAATTGTATTGGCTCCAACTTGTGAGGACTTTACACTCACAGTGTATGAAGACGGTAAACTAGTAGGCCCGGGCAAACAGATCACGTTGAAACAAGGTAAGACAGTTAAAGCGGTGGGTACTACAAATGCACAAGGTGTAATTGTGTTTGATATTACAAAATTACCTAAAGGTGAGTATGATGCATATCATCAAGATGTAAAAGTAGGAAAAGTGAACGTTACGAATACATGTGAAGAGACGTTAACTTTATTGACTGCGCCTGTGTGTAATGAGATTACTGTTACAATAACGGAAAATGGCAAGCCAGTAGCAGCAGGTAAGGAAGTTGTCCTGAATCAAGAAGGCAAAGAAAAAGCAAAAGGGATAACAACTACGGATGGTAAAGTAGTATTCCCCGGGAAATTACCGAATGGAAACTACGATATATTTGTAGACGGCAAGCTAATAAGTAAATTGACACTCACAGATTCTTGTGAAATTTATATTGAAATAGAAAGTGCTTCAGGCAAGCCAGGTACACCAGTTGTACCAACAGTTCCAAATAAGCCAAGTACTCCGAACACGCCAAATGGCACTGTTAGTAGTATGGGTCCAATCAGCAGTATTACTGGAAGTGGAAACACGAACGCTTCTTCAGGTAGTAATTTACCTCAGACAGGTGAAGCGTATCCAGTCATTCCGATTGCACTAGGAATTTTGCTAATTGTAGGCGGTGCATGGGTTTTACGCAGAAAGAAGCATGCGTAA